In Afipia sp. GAS231, a single window of DNA contains:
- a CDS encoding MDR family MFS transporter: MNKFERQDSADQTTLPDDFARELSHITTEVIEVSDAPSLAPRAPLTQDEVRTILMSLLLTMFLAALDQTIVATALPTIGRQFNDVSNLSWVITAYLLASTAVAPVFGTLSDIYGRRVMITVSLTMFTVGSILCAVAPNMPVLILARGLQGLGGGGIMPVVQTVISDVVSPRERGQYQAYFSGVWMAAGLLGPVLGGVFAEHLHWSMIFWINVPLALGALALLLPKMGKIPVFHRKRKVDWLGGVLLMGSAVVIMLVLTWGGNRYLWLSPVILSMIGASAALGFAFVWHANKADEPFLPLSLIRGPIAPYAMTAGGCALGAITGLTVQLPLYYEVVYHLSASEAGLALIPIAAVSTCGAAIAGKTMSRAKHYKRVAVFGTSMAVVFGAVLTATTLPLWGFLIVLALFALGLGTTFPVSVVSLQNSVARAQIGTVTGAMNFFRSLMSSFTVAAFTAILLMALGADISLAGEHRGPVSSIPVADMITAFRYVFGAATALLALGAFCMIAMEERPLAGPATPPAEMAE; encoded by the coding sequence ATGAACAAGTTCGAACGGCAGGACTCTGCCGACCAGACGACATTGCCCGACGATTTCGCCCGCGAGCTCTCGCACATCACGACCGAGGTCATCGAGGTCTCTGATGCGCCGTCGCTGGCGCCGCGCGCGCCGCTGACGCAGGACGAGGTCCGCACCATCCTGATGAGCCTGCTGCTGACGATGTTCCTGGCCGCGCTCGACCAGACCATCGTCGCGACCGCGCTGCCGACCATCGGCCGGCAGTTCAACGATGTCAGCAATCTCTCCTGGGTGATTACGGCCTATCTCCTGGCTTCGACCGCGGTGGCGCCGGTGTTCGGCACGCTGAGCGACATCTACGGCCGCCGTGTCATGATCACCGTGTCGCTTACCATGTTCACCGTGGGCTCGATCCTGTGCGCGGTGGCACCCAACATGCCGGTGCTGATTCTGGCGCGCGGCCTGCAGGGGCTCGGCGGCGGCGGCATCATGCCGGTCGTGCAGACCGTGATCTCCGATGTGGTCTCACCGCGCGAGCGCGGCCAGTACCAGGCCTATTTCTCCGGCGTCTGGATGGCGGCCGGGTTGCTCGGGCCGGTGCTGGGCGGCGTGTTCGCCGAACATCTGCACTGGTCGATGATCTTCTGGATCAACGTGCCGCTGGCGCTCGGCGCGCTGGCGCTATTGCTGCCGAAGATGGGCAAGATTCCGGTGTTCCATCGCAAGCGCAAGGTCGACTGGCTCGGCGGCGTGCTGCTGATGGGCTCGGCCGTCGTGATCATGCTGGTGCTGACCTGGGGCGGTAACCGCTATCTGTGGCTGTCGCCGGTGATCCTGTCGATGATCGGCGCTTCCGCCGCGCTGGGGTTCGCCTTCGTCTGGCATGCGAACAAGGCCGACGAGCCGTTCCTGCCGCTGTCGCTGATCCGCGGGCCGATTGCGCCTTACGCCATGACGGCGGGCGGTTGTGCGCTCGGCGCCATTACCGGCCTTACCGTTCAACTGCCGCTCTACTACGAGGTGGTCTATCACCTCAGCGCCAGTGAGGCCGGTCTGGCGCTGATCCCGATTGCCGCGGTCTCGACTTGCGGCGCGGCGATCGCAGGCAAGACCATGTCGCGCGCCAAGCACTACAAGCGCGTCGCCGTATTCGGAACTTCGATGGCGGTGGTTTTCGGCGCCGTGCTGACCGCGACGACGCTGCCGCTGTGGGGATTTCTGATCGTGCTGGCGCTGTTCGCGCTCGGCCTCGGCACGACTTTCCCGGTCAGCGTGGTCTCGCTGCAGAACTCGGTGGCGCGCGCGCAGATCGGCACCGTGACCGGTGCGATGAATTTCTTTCGCTCGCTGATGTCGTCGTTCACGGTCGCAGCCTTCACCGCGATCCTGCTGATGGCGCTGGGCGCGGATATCTCGCTCGCCGGCGAACATCGCGGCCCCGTGAGTTCGATCCCCGTCGCCGACATGATCACGGCATTCCGCTACGTATTCGGTGCGGCCACCGCGCTGCTCGCCCTCGGTGCGTTCTGCATGATCGCGATGGAGGAACGGCCGCTGGCCGGCCCGGCTACGCCGCCGGCGGAGATGGCGGAGTAG
- a CDS encoding thiamine pyrophosphate-requiring protein translates to MKLGTAIAEIMKREGIEILCGYPVNHLIEYAANADIRPVMVRQERIGIHMADAISRVTSGHSIGAFCMQHGPGAENAMGGVAQCYGESVPVLVLPMGYARRLANIDPNFNSSQAMRAFSKSSEPINIAAEVCNIFRRAFTKLKNGRGGPVIVEIPADMWNEDVPEPLNYTPVLRTRYGADPVHVKEAAAMLVGAKRPVIYAGQGVHYAKAWPQLKRLAERLAIPVTTSLGGKSSFPETHPLSLGSGGLAVPRAVPKFLGEADVIFGIGCSFTETSFGIAMPKGKTIIHSTLDPNHLNKDVEAKIGLVGDAGLVLDALLEEIGKTVTKDRDASAVAAEIAASHKEWLAKWLPKLTHNDAPLNPYRVLWDLQHTVDIKNTIITHDAGSPRDQLSPFWKSVEPLSYIGWGKTTQLGYGLGLAMGAKLAKPDKLCINVWGDAAIGFTGMDFETAVRERIPIMSILLNNFSMAIELKVMPISTEKYRSTDISGDYAAMARAFGGYGERVTKPEDIIPAIKRGIAKTQEGIPVLLEFITSKETEVSRPGT, encoded by the coding sequence ATGAAACTCGGCACCGCCATCGCGGAAATCATGAAACGCGAGGGGATCGAGATCCTCTGCGGCTACCCGGTCAACCATCTGATCGAGTATGCCGCCAATGCCGACATCCGCCCGGTGATGGTGCGTCAGGAACGCATCGGCATCCACATGGCGGACGCGATCTCGCGCGTCACCTCCGGCCATTCGATCGGCGCGTTCTGCATGCAGCACGGGCCCGGCGCCGAAAACGCCATGGGCGGCGTCGCGCAGTGCTACGGCGAATCCGTTCCCGTGCTGGTGCTGCCGATGGGTTACGCGCGCCGGCTCGCCAACATCGACCCCAATTTCAACTCCAGCCAAGCGATGCGGGCGTTCTCGAAATCGTCCGAGCCGATCAACATCGCAGCCGAAGTCTGCAACATCTTCCGCCGCGCCTTCACCAAACTGAAGAACGGCCGCGGCGGGCCTGTGATCGTCGAAATCCCGGCCGACATGTGGAACGAGGACGTGCCGGAGCCGCTGAACTACACGCCGGTGCTGCGCACCCGCTACGGCGCCGACCCGGTGCACGTGAAAGAAGCGGCCGCGATGCTGGTCGGCGCCAAGCGGCCGGTGATCTATGCCGGCCAGGGCGTGCACTACGCCAAGGCCTGGCCGCAGCTCAAACGGCTGGCTGAGCGTCTCGCCATTCCCGTCACCACCAGCCTCGGCGGCAAATCGTCGTTTCCGGAGACGCATCCGCTGTCGCTCGGCTCGGGCGGCCTTGCGGTACCGCGCGCGGTGCCGAAATTCTTGGGTGAAGCCGACGTGATCTTCGGCATCGGCTGCTCGTTTACGGAAACCTCGTTCGGCATCGCGATGCCGAAGGGCAAGACCATCATCCATTCGACGCTCGATCCCAACCACCTCAACAAGGATGTCGAGGCGAAGATCGGCCTGGTCGGCGATGCCGGGCTTGTGCTCGACGCGCTGCTGGAGGAAATCGGCAAGACTGTTACGAAGGATCGCGATGCCAGCGCGGTCGCGGCCGAAATCGCGGCCTCGCACAAGGAGTGGCTGGCGAAGTGGCTGCCGAAACTCACGCATAACGACGCGCCGCTCAATCCCTATCGCGTGCTGTGGGATCTGCAGCACACCGTCGACATCAAGAACACCATCATCACCCACGATGCCGGCAGCCCGCGCGATCAGCTCTCGCCGTTCTGGAAATCGGTCGAGCCGCTGTCCTACATTGGCTGGGGCAAGACCACGCAGCTCGGCTACGGGTTGGGTCTGGCGATGGGCGCCAAATTGGCCAAACCCGATAAGCTCTGCATCAACGTCTGGGGCGATGCCGCCATTGGTTTTACCGGCATGGATTTCGAAACCGCGGTGCGCGAGCGGATTCCGATCATGTCGATCCTGCTGAACAATTTCTCGATGGCGATCGAGCTCAAGGTGATGCCGATCTCGACGGAGAAATACCGTTCGACCGACATTTCCGGCGACTATGCCGCGATGGCGCGCGCCTTCGGCGGCTATGGCGAGCGGGTGACCAAGCCGGAAGACATCATCCCGGCGATCAAGCGCGGCATCGCCAAGACGCAGGAAGGCATCCCGGTGCTGCTGGAGTTCATCACCAGCAAGGAAACCGAGGTCTCCAGACCCGGGACCTGA
- a CDS encoding Flp family type IVb pilin, with translation MRQLVKKFFDDESGATAIEYAIIAGGIAIVIVTVVNNLGSAVSTKFADISTSLK, from the coding sequence ATGCGTCAATTAGTCAAGAAATTTTTCGACGATGAATCTGGTGCGACCGCTATCGAATACGCCATCATTGCCGGTGGCATCGCCATTGTGATCGTGACCGTCGTCAACAACCTCGGCAGTGCGGTCAGCACCAAGTTCGCCGACATCAGCACGTCGCTCAAATAG
- a CDS encoding Ku protein has product MAPRANWKGFLRLSLVTCPVALYPATSDTEKVSFNQINRKTGHRIKYAKVDADTGEEVANEDIMKGYKIDTDTYIEVSKDELDDIALESTRTIEIDEFVPRTDIDSRYVIRPYYLVPDGKVGHDAFAVIRETIRTMNKVAIGRVVLTNREHIIALEPLDNGLMGTLLRYPYEVRNEKEYFDDIQDVKITKDMLDLAKHIVEQKSGTFEPDQFEDRYEQALIDLINQKRNGLGTTAKAAPKSGGNVINLMDALKRSLAGEKQVSPAAKGQVQEKTKGKKPKKRVEGQREMLLPISGGGKRAAKETAKEAPKKAEKPARTAARAKKAG; this is encoded by the coding sequence ATGGCCCCCCGCGCCAACTGGAAGGGTTTTCTGCGCCTTTCGCTCGTGACCTGCCCGGTCGCTCTGTATCCAGCGACCTCGGATACCGAAAAGGTCTCCTTCAACCAGATCAACCGCAAGACCGGCCACCGCATCAAATATGCCAAGGTCGATGCCGATACCGGCGAGGAAGTCGCCAACGAAGACATCATGAAGGGCTACAAGATCGACACCGACACCTACATCGAGGTGTCGAAGGACGAGCTTGACGACATCGCGCTGGAATCCACCCGGACCATCGAGATCGACGAATTCGTACCTAGAACCGATATCGACAGCCGCTATGTGATCCGCCCCTATTATCTGGTGCCGGACGGCAAGGTCGGCCATGACGCCTTCGCGGTGATCCGCGAAACCATCCGCACCATGAACAAGGTCGCGATCGGCCGCGTGGTGCTGACCAACCGCGAGCACATCATCGCGCTGGAGCCGCTCGACAACGGCCTGATGGGAACGCTGCTGCGCTACCCCTACGAGGTCCGCAACGAGAAGGAATATTTCGACGACATCCAGGACGTGAAAATCACCAAGGACATGCTGGATCTCGCCAAGCATATCGTCGAGCAGAAATCCGGTACCTTCGAGCCGGACCAGTTCGAGGACCGCTACGAACAGGCCCTGATCGACCTGATCAACCAGAAGCGCAACGGCCTCGGCACGACCGCCAAGGCCGCACCGAAGAGCGGCGGCAACGTCATCAACCTGATGGACGCGCTCAAGCGCAGCCTTGCCGGTGAAAAGCAGGTTTCACCGGCCGCCAAGGGCCAGGTTCAGGAGAAGACGAAGGGCAAGAAGCCGAAGAAGCGCGTCGAAGGCCAGCGCGAAATGCTGCTGCCGATCAGCGGCGGCGGCAAGCGCGCCGCCAAGGAAACGGCCAAGGAAGCTCCGAAGAAGGCCGAGAAGCCGGCACGCACCGCTGCCCGCGCGAAGAAGGCCGGATGA
- a CDS encoding metallophosphoesterase — protein sequence MSFTYVIPDIHGRDDLLGRALADIAAHSGGRGGIIVAIGDYVDKGPHSREVVERLRSGIAGWDLVALKGNHDAMMVQGLRGQGLREQGLRDPAKLAFWIEKGGDTALASYGGEPSAVPEAHIAWLDQRPLMHVDIHRVYVHAGVDPELPLDQQNEATLLWKRYPKGDGAGFGARHVVHGHDNDPDGPLLYEGRSNLDTLAWRTGRLTVGVFDDDRPGGPVDLIVIKGPPAGV from the coding sequence ATGAGCTTTACCTATGTCATTCCGGACATTCACGGCCGTGACGATCTGCTCGGCCGCGCGCTCGCCGACATCGCGGCACATTCGGGCGGGCGAGGCGGCATCATCGTCGCGATCGGCGACTATGTCGACAAGGGGCCGCATAGCAGAGAGGTCGTCGAGCGGCTGCGCTCGGGCATCGCCGGCTGGGATTTGGTGGCGCTGAAAGGCAATCACGACGCCATGATGGTGCAAGGCTTGCGCGGTCAAGGCTTGCGCGAGCAAGGTTTGCGCGATCCCGCAAAGCTGGCGTTCTGGATCGAAAAAGGCGGCGACACCGCGTTGGCATCGTATGGCGGCGAGCCGTCCGCGGTGCCGGAAGCCCACATCGCATGGCTCGACCAACGGCCGCTGATGCACGTCGATATCCATCGGGTCTACGTCCATGCCGGTGTCGATCCCGAACTTCCGCTGGACCAGCAGAACGAAGCCACGCTGCTATGGAAGCGCTATCCAAAGGGAGATGGCGCCGGCTTCGGCGCGCGCCACGTCGTGCACGGCCACGACAATGACCCTGATGGACCGCTGCTGTACGAAGGCCGCAGCAATCTCGACACGCTGGCCTGGCGAACCGGCCGGCTGACGGTTGGGGTTTTCGACGACGACAGACCTGGCGGTCCGGTCGACTTGATCGTCATAAAGGGACCGCCGGCAGGGGTATGA
- a CDS encoding response regulator transcription factor, which yields MRLLVVEDDPDLNRQLTTALTDAGYVVDRAFDGEEGHFLGDSEPYDAVVLDIGLPKMDGISVLEAWRRNGRAMPVLILTARDRWSDKVQGFDAGADDYVAKPFHLEEILARIRALLRRSTGHAQSELTCGPVSLDTRTGRVSVSGNPIKMTSHEYRLLAYLMHHTGRVVSRTELVEHLYDQDFDRDSNTIEVFVGRIRKKLDVDIIQTVRGLGYLLTPPSPGT from the coding sequence TTGCGCCTGCTTGTTGTCGAGGATGATCCCGATCTGAACCGTCAGTTGACGACGGCGCTGACCGATGCCGGCTATGTGGTCGATCGCGCGTTCGACGGCGAGGAGGGGCACTTCCTCGGCGACAGCGAGCCGTACGACGCCGTCGTGCTCGACATCGGCCTGCCCAAGATGGACGGCATCTCGGTGCTGGAGGCATGGCGCCGCAATGGCCGCGCGATGCCGGTCCTGATCCTGACCGCCCGCGACCGCTGGAGCGACAAGGTGCAGGGCTTTGACGCCGGCGCCGATGACTATGTCGCCAAGCCGTTCCACCTCGAGGAAATCCTGGCGCGGATTCGCGCGCTGCTGCGTCGCTCCACCGGCCATGCCCAGTCCGAACTGACCTGCGGGCCGGTTTCGCTGGATACCCGCACCGGGCGGGTCAGCGTATCCGGTAATCCGATCAAGATGACGTCGCACGAATACCGGTTGCTGGCCTATCTGATGCACCACACCGGACGCGTGGTGTCGCGCACCGAGCTGGTCGAGCATCTCTACGATCAGGACTTCGACCGTGATTCCAACACCATCGAGGTGTTCGTCGGCCGCATCCGCAAGAAGCTCGACGTCGACATCATCCAGACCGTGCGCGGGCTCGGCTACCTGCTGACGCCGCCGTCGCCCGGCACCTGA
- a CDS encoding sensor histidine kinase — MRGSSLATRLFLSATAWVVVILVITGIVLSSVYRNAAERSFDRRLNLYLRTLIAEVATPDEPPDRQFQSLGEPLFELPLSGWYWQIVRTDTEKSETRASRSLWDKKLPKLEDHGAELTAAGIRLGYVDGPEGQSLRMVERPVDLGADGKFLVSVAGDATEIFDETRSFDYYLGGTFAALGIVLLLTTIFQVRFGLAPLKRISESIADIRSGRAERLEGEFPVEIAPLARETNALIDANREIVERARTHVGNLAHAIKTPLSVIVNEAAAHPIDPFANKVLEQADVMRDQVAHHLERARIAARVTIIGTVTEVAPALEALRRTMEKIHRDRGITIEVKADSLARFRGERQDLEEMAGNLVDNACKWATSQVFIEVLVEQPAAPGAGPRLRIIVDDDGRGLSAAERAQVSRRGQRLDESKPGSGLGLSIVVDLAGLYGGSLALGDAPTGGLRAELVLPGI; from the coding sequence ATGCGCGGCAGCTCGCTCGCCACACGACTGTTTCTGTCGGCCACCGCCTGGGTGGTGGTGATCCTGGTCATCACCGGCATCGTGCTGTCGTCGGTGTACCGCAACGCGGCCGAGCGTTCCTTCGACCGCCGTCTCAATCTCTACCTGCGCACTTTGATTGCCGAAGTCGCGACCCCGGACGAACCGCCCGACCGTCAGTTCCAGTCGCTCGGCGAACCCCTGTTCGAACTGCCGCTGTCCGGCTGGTACTGGCAGATCGTCCGCACCGACACCGAGAAAAGCGAGACGCGGGCGTCGCGTTCCCTGTGGGACAAGAAGCTGCCGAAGCTCGAGGACCACGGCGCGGAGCTGACCGCTGCCGGCATCCGTCTCGGTTATGTCGACGGTCCCGAAGGCCAGAGTCTGCGCATGGTGGAGCGGCCGGTCGATCTCGGCGCCGACGGCAAATTCCTGGTCAGCGTCGCCGGCGACGCCACCGAAATCTTCGACGAGACTCGCAGCTTCGACTACTACCTCGGCGGCACCTTTGCGGCCCTCGGAATCGTGCTGCTGCTGACCACGATCTTCCAGGTCCGGTTTGGCCTCGCGCCGCTCAAGCGCATCTCGGAATCGATCGCCGATATCAGGTCCGGCCGCGCCGAACGGCTGGAGGGCGAGTTTCCGGTCGAGATCGCGCCGCTGGCGCGCGAGACCAACGCGCTGATCGATGCCAATCGCGAGATTGTCGAGCGCGCGCGTACCCATGTCGGCAATCTCGCCCACGCCATCAAGACGCCGCTGTCGGTGATCGTCAACGAGGCCGCCGCGCATCCGATCGATCCCTTTGCCAACAAGGTGTTGGAGCAGGCCGATGTGATGCGGGATCAAGTGGCGCACCATCTGGAGCGAGCGCGGATCGCCGCGCGCGTCACCATTATCGGCACCGTCACCGAAGTTGCCCCCGCGCTCGAAGCATTGCGCCGGACCATGGAGAAGATCCACCGCGACCGCGGCATCACGATCGAGGTCAAGGCCGATTCCCTGGCCCGGTTCCGTGGCGAACGGCAGGATCTCGAGGAGATGGCCGGCAATCTCGTCGATAACGCGTGCAAGTGGGCGACCTCGCAGGTCTTCATCGAAGTTCTGGTCGAACAGCCCGCGGCGCCCGGCGCGGGGCCGCGGCTGCGAATCATTGTCGACGACGACGGCCGCGGCCTGTCGGCGGCTGAACGCGCCCAGGTCTCCCGGCGGGGCCAGCGGCTCGACGAGTCCAAGCCAGGTTCCGGGCTCGGGCTGTCGATCGTGGTCGATCTCGCCGGGCTCTATGGCGGCAGTCTTGCCCTTGGCGACGCCCCGACCGGCGGTTTGCGGGCGGAACTGGTGCTGCCGGGGATTTAG
- the ccmI gene encoding c-type cytochrome biogenesis protein CcmI codes for MTLWFVFALMTVAAIFAVLWPLSRGASDAGGGTEAAVYTDQLAEIDRDVAAGLIGKPEAEAARVEIGRRLLAAVDSGRAAPSQSNLRLRRVSAILALVALPIAAVTFYLSVGSPQLGDFPLSQRSRAADANQPLDNLVAQVEAHLEKNPTDGRGWNVLAPVLSRLGRYDEAIRAYRNSITYNGDSAERRSDLGEALMGSAGGVVTTEAKAEFERAVAQKPDDPKANYFLGLAAEQEGRQADAAAIWRAMLEKAPAEAPWRPLVQAALVRVGGPNMPALSNDTMASAKDMSDADRGTMIRGMVDRLATRLKQDGNDVEGWLRLVRAYMVMGDRDKAMSALTDAREAVANDAERLRQLNEGLKNMGLDG; via the coding sequence ATGACATTGTGGTTTGTGTTCGCGCTGATGACGGTCGCGGCGATCTTTGCCGTGCTTTGGCCGTTGAGCCGCGGGGCATCGGACGCCGGTGGCGGCACCGAGGCTGCTGTTTACACCGACCAGCTCGCCGAGATCGATCGCGATGTCGCCGCAGGCCTGATCGGCAAGCCCGAGGCTGAAGCGGCGCGGGTCGAAATCGGTCGCCGCCTGCTCGCCGCCGTCGATAGCGGGCGCGCGGCGCCGTCGCAGTCGAACCTCCGTTTGCGCCGTGTCTCGGCGATCCTGGCGCTGGTGGCGCTGCCGATCGCGGCAGTGACGTTCTATCTCTCGGTCGGGTCGCCGCAGCTCGGCGATTTCCCGCTCAGCCAGCGCAGCCGCGCCGCCGATGCCAACCAGCCGCTCGACAATCTGGTGGCGCAGGTGGAAGCGCACCTGGAGAAAAATCCCACCGACGGCCGGGGCTGGAACGTGCTGGCGCCGGTACTGTCGCGGCTCGGCCGCTACGACGAGGCGATCCGGGCCTATCGCAATTCGATCACCTACAATGGCGACAGCGCCGAACGCCGCTCCGATCTTGGCGAAGCCCTGATGGGCTCGGCGGGCGGCGTCGTCACGACAGAGGCCAAGGCCGAATTCGAGCGCGCGGTGGCGCAAAAGCCCGATGATCCCAAGGCCAACTATTTCCTCGGGCTCGCCGCCGAGCAGGAGGGCCGCCAGGCCGATGCTGCCGCGATCTGGCGCGCAATGCTTGAGAAAGCGCCGGCCGAGGCGCCGTGGCGGCCGCTGGTCCAGGCGGCCCTGGTGCGGGTCGGCGGCCCCAATATGCCCGCGCTGTCGAACGACACGATGGCTTCGGCCAAGGACATGAGCGACGCCGACCGCGGCACCATGATCCGTGGCATGGTCGACCGGCTTGCGACGCGGCTGAAGCAGGATGGCAACGACGTCGAGGGATGGCTGCGGCTGGTGCGGGCCTATATGGTGATGGGCGACCGCGACAAGGCGATGAGCGCGCTCACCGACGCCCGTGAGGCGGTTGCCAACGACGCCGAACGCTTGCGGCAGCTCAATGAAGGCCTGAAGAATATGGGGCTTGATGGCTGA
- the ccmE gene encoding cytochrome c maturation protein CcmE gives MTRKQRRLTMIGGSLAVLAVAAALVLNAMRDSIVFFSTPTMAAEKHIPPGKRFRLGGLVQPGSLVRGDNLAISFAVADGGATLPVSYKGILPDLFREGQGVVAEGALDASGVFKADTVLAKHDETYMPKDVADALKKQGHWKDDYGTKPGAGAAPMQQGSAAPTQGASR, from the coding sequence ATGACGCGCAAGCAGCGGCGTTTGACCATGATCGGCGGTTCGCTGGCGGTGCTCGCAGTTGCGGCGGCGCTGGTGCTGAACGCGATGCGCGATTCCATCGTGTTCTTTTCCACGCCGACGATGGCGGCCGAGAAGCATATTCCGCCGGGAAAACGTTTCCGCCTCGGCGGGCTGGTGCAGCCGGGGTCGCTCGTGCGCGGCGATAATCTGGCGATCTCGTTTGCCGTCGCCGACGGCGGCGCCACGCTGCCGGTGTCGTACAAGGGAATTCTTCCCGACCTGTTCCGTGAAGGGCAGGGCGTCGTCGCCGAAGGTGCGCTCGACGCATCCGGCGTATTCAAGGCCGATACCGTTCTGGCAAAACATGACGAGACCTATATGCCCAAGGACGTCGCCGACGCCTTGAAGAAACAAGGGCATTGGAAGGACGATTACGGTACCAAGCCGGGCGCGGGCGCTGCGCCGATGCAGCAGGGATCGGCTGCGCCGACCCAGGGAGCCTCGCGGTGA